A DNA window from Anastrepha ludens isolate Willacy chromosome 6, idAnaLude1.1, whole genome shotgun sequence contains the following coding sequences:
- the LOC128866536 gene encoding perlucin-like yields MLKDALFVVFFMCFSWHNLQAENDSEISNSDLIFPNFSIQALDESNYRAFPAQQNEKMFVVLAYTTANWFKAQEICGYQGLSLASINSKAENDALLSYLTRTGLNANGEIFWTAGSRLADNNRWVWFNTGRPISYFNWRIGEPNNAGGQENCITFQPDGRWNDRSCTFETFFICETRCTLTSYDSSIYTRK; encoded by the exons atgttgaaagacgCTTTGTTTGTagtattttttatgtgtttctcATGGCATAATTTACAAGCAGAAAATGACTCCGAAATCTCGAATTCGGATTTAATATTTCCGAACTTCTCCATTCAGGCATTGGATGAGTCCAACTATCGCGCGTTCCCAGCACAacaaaatgagaaaatgttcgTAGTGTTGGCTTATACAACA GCTAACTGGTTTAAAGCTCAGGAGATATGTGGCTATCAAGGACTCTCGTTGGCCAGCATAAATTCCAAAGCAGAGAATGATGCGCTGCTAAGTTATTTAACACGAACTG GGCTCAATGCGAATGGGGAGATCTTTTGGACTGCCGGTTCTAGACTTGCCGATAACAACCGTTGGGTTTGGTTCAATACAGGTCGTCCAATCTCCTATTTTAATTGGCGTATAGGTGAACCTAATAATGCGGGAGGTCAGGAAAACTGTATCACGTTTCAACCCGATGGTCGATGGAATGATAGGAGTTGCACATTCGAAACTTTCTTCATTTGCGAAACGCGCTGTACATTAACAAGTTATGATTCGTCGATTTATACTCGAAAATGA
- the LOC128866162 gene encoding probable phenylalanine--tRNA ligase, mitochondrial, producing the protein MLILRQWRQVIGGVSTVSNIRSCMPAGQQICKVDICRPRHNHTRHIATSIGAADIKDGIEINGKTYPTDNWTNVTPKILSYLGANKHLQTNHPLSIIRQRIVNYFYSTYRNSHGNPLFSVYDRLSPIVTVEQNFDNLLFPADHVSRAKADCYYINQTQLLRAHTTAHQAELIACGLDNFLITGEVYRRDEIDSTHYPVFHQLDAVRLVTKSTLFGRNQDLDIFEKDWQLKDKNSAAPLTSSKCLDETKQTCHTLEAVKLMEHEMKDVLVGLARDLFGTQLEYRWVDTYFPFTQPSWELEVLHKGKWLEVLGCGIMRHEILQRSGAHNNIGYAFGLGLERLAMVLFDIPDIRLFWSNDSGFLNQFNEENLCKLPKYKPISVYPQCTNDLSFWLPQGTEVDAGFACNDFYDLVRSVAGDVVEQISLVDRFKNNKTGKSSVCFRIVYRHMERTLTQAEVNKIHKQIADACVQAFHVEIR; encoded by the exons ATGTTAATTTTACGCCAATGGCGCCAAGTGATTGGAGGAGTTTCAACCGTATCCAACATACGCTCTTGTATGCCGGCAGGTCAACAGATCTGTAAAGTTGACATATGCCGGCCTCGACATAATCACACCCGACATATAGCCACCAGTATTGGCGCGGCAGACATTAAAGATGGCATAGAAATCAACGGCAAAACTTATCCCACTGACAACTGGACAAATGTGACGCCAAAAATACTTTCGTACCTGGGTGCTAACAAACATTTACAAACTAACCATCCACTTTCTATTATCCGACAAAGGATTGTTAATTATTTCTATAGCACCTACAGAAACTCTCACGGCAATCCGCTATTTTCCGTATACGATCGACTGAGTCCTATTGTGACAgtggaacaaaattttgataaccTACTGTTTCCTGCTGATCACGTCAGTAGAGCGAAGGCAGATTGTTATTACATCAATCAAACCCAACTACTACGTGCCCACACCACTGCACATCAAGCGGAGTTGATAGCATGTGGATTGGATAACTTTCTGATAACAGGTGAAGTTTATCGTCGTGATGAAATTGATTCGACACACTATCCAGTATTCCATCAGTTGGATGCTGTGCGACTGGTAACGAAAAGCACGCTTTTCGGGCGTAATCAAGATTTGGATATTTTCGAAAAGGATTGGCAACTAAAAGATAAAAACTCTGCGGCACCATTAACATCCTCAAAGTGTTTGGATGAAACGAAACAAACGTGTCATACTCTTGAAGCGGTAAAATTAATGGAGCACGAAATGAAAGATGTATTGGTGGGACTTGCCCGCGATTTATTCGGCACACAATTAGAATATCGTTGGGTGGACACATACTTTCCTTTTACACAACCTTCTTGGGAGTTGGAAGTCCTGCACAAAGGTAAATGGCTTGAAGTACTGGGTTGCGGCATTATGCGGCACGAAATTCTGCAGAGATCAGGCGCACATAATAATATAGGCTATGCCTTCGGATTGGGATTGGAACGGTTGGCAATGGTGCTTTTCGACATACCCGATATAAGGTTGTTTTGGTCAAATGACAGtggttttttaaatcaattcaacGAGGAAAATCTGTGCAAGTTGCCTAAGTATAAGCCTATTTCTGTGTACCCGCAGTGCACGAATGATCTGTCATTCTGGTTGCCACAGGGTACGGAAGTGGACGCTGGTTTCGCTTGCAACGATTTCTACGATCTTGTGCGTTCAGTAGCAGGTGATGTGGTTGAACAA atCAGCCTAGTCGACCGTTTTAAGAACAATAAAACAGGTAAATCAAGCGTCTGCTTCCGCATTGTCTACAGGCACATGGAGCGCACTCTGACGCAAGCAGAGGTCAACAAGATACATAAACAGATAGCAGACGCTTGTGTGCAGGCGTTTCATGTGGAGATTCGTTAA